The following is a genomic window from Balneola sp..
TTTATGCTGAAGGTCAGCGCCGGTTTCTGGAATCCCTTTCTGCTTATGCACGGCAGTTTCTTGGAATGATGGAACGCCCTGCTGTCGATTTCATTGATGGTCTCTCTCCTGTTATCTCCATCGATCAAAAAACAACCAACCGAAATCCCCGGTCTACGGTAGGTACGGTTACTGAAATCTATGACTTCCTTCGCCTGCTCTATGCACGTATTGGAGTGCCCTATTCTTATAAAACAGGGAATGAGATGAAGAAACAGTCGGCTGATCAGGTAGTACAGGCCGTGATGGATATGCCGGAAGGAACCAAAGCTTATTGTTTAGCTCCTGTAGTACGCGGTAGAAAAGGGCATTATCGTGAACTCTTTGAACAGACTATCAAACAAGGATTTGTACAGGCTCGAATCGACGGCGAGTTTCGGGACCTTGAAGACGATATGAAACTGGATCGATACAAAACGCACAATATTGAAATTGTGGTCGACCGGTTTGTGATTTCTGAGAAAAGTGAAAAACGTATAGCCGAAAGCATCCGCCTTGCTCTTGAAATGGCTGATGGAAATGTGATCCTTGCCATAAAGGGTGAAGATGAAACCAAAGACCGCCTCTTTTCCCAAAAGCTTTTTGATCCCGAAAGTGGACTGGCTTACGAAGATCCCGCTCCAAACTTATTTTCCTTTAACTCACCCTATGGAAACTGCAAAAAATGTGAAGGCCTTGGATATACCTATGATGTAAGTTGGGATTTGCTCGTTCCTAATAAAGACCAAAGCGTTGAAGATGGAGGTATTCGCTTTCTTGGGGCGCCTCGGGATATTTTCGTATTCAAACAGCTCAAAGCTATTTTTGACACTTTTGATGCCGATTTTGAAACACCCATAAAAGATTATCCTCAAGAGCTAATTGATATTCTGATGAACGGGAGCGGCGATAAAAAATATTCCGTCAGCTACGATTTCAAAGACAATTCGGTGAACTATAAGCATAAGTTTGAAGGGCTCCGAAATACTATAAAAGATCAGTATCAAAACAGTAAATCCAACAAACAGCGCGATAAAGCCAAAGCATTCATGGATAAGATTACTTGTCCCAAGTGTGAAGGCGGCCGACTGAATAAGGAAGCTTTATCCTATCGGATTGACGGTCATAATATCCACGATCTTGTTCAGAAAGATATTCAGGAATTGCGGGATACCCTCTATGGCATCAACTTAAATGAGCGCCAGCAGATTATTGGGAATCAGGTTTTAAAGGAAATTCGGGATCGGCTCGATTTCTTACTCAATGTTGGATTAACCTATCTAAGTCTGGATCGTGAAGCGCAAACCCTCAGTGGCGGAGAAGCTCAGCGGATTCGTTTGGCTACCCAGATCGGAACACAGCTTGTTGGAGTGCTCTATATTTTGGATGAACCCAGTATTGGACTTCACCAACGAGATAACATCAAACTGATTAAATCTCTGGAAACGCTCCGCGACCTCGGTAATAGCGTAATTGTTGTAGAACATGATCGTGAGACCATTGAACACGCAGACTTTGTGGCTGACATGGGACCAGGTGCAGGCGTTAATGGCGGCTATATTGTAACTGCCGGCAAACCTGATGAACTCGATCCCGAATCAAGCACCGCCCGATTCTTAAGAGATGAGGAAGTTATTGAGGTACCTGAAGAGCGAAGGAAGGGCAATGACAAATCAGTCAAAGTCACGAATGCCCGAGGTCATAATCTCCAGCATCAGGATTTAGAAGTGCCCCTCGGTAAATTTATTTGTGTGACCGGTGTGAGTGGAAGCGGTAAGAGCTCGCTTATCAACCAAACATTAGTACCTATTCTCTCCAATTATTTCTATAAATCAAAAACTGTTCCTCTTCCCTACGATGGAATTGAGGGCATTGATAATGTAGATAAGATTATTTCCATTGATCAAAGTCCAATTGGCCGAACTCCGCGATCAAATCCCGGTACTTATACCAAGGTTTTTGACCATATTCGCCGACTGTTTGCCGAGTTGCCGGAATCTAAAATCCGGGGGTATGATCAGGGTCGCTTTTCTTTCAATGTGAAGGGTGGCCGTTGTGAAGAATGTAATGGAGATGGCGTCCGAAAAATCGAGATGAATTTTCTCCCTGATGTATATGTGACTTGTGAAACGTGTAACGGAAAGCGATACAACCGCGAAACCCTCGAAATCTATTACAAAGGCAAAAACATTTCTGATGTATTGAAAATGCCGATTAGTGAGTCAGCAGAATTCTTTGATGCACAGCCTGCGATAAGCCGAATTCTGGGCACTTTGAATGATGTAGGATTAGGATACCTCACCTTAGGGCAATCTTCTACTACTCTTTCCGGAGGAGAAGCACAGCGCATTAAACTTGCCCGTGAACTTTCCAAAGTTGGAACCGGAGATACGCTTTATGTGATGGATGAACCTACTACCGGACTTCATTTTCAGGATGTTCGAATGCTGGTTAATGTGATTCAGCAACTCGTTGACAAAGGAAATACCGTGATGGTTATTGAGCATAATCTGGACCTCATCAAAGCAGCCGACTGGGTTATTGATATGGGCCCCGAAGGCGGACGCGGCGGCGGTGAAATTATTGCTACCGGTACACCGGAAGAAGTAGCTGAGGTTCAAAAATCAGAGACCGGTAAGTTTTTAAAGCAAGAGTTTGATCGATTAGAAAAACAATTGGCTTAAGATTTTATGAGTCTTTCACTTCGTTGATAGCTTTCTTCAAGACTTCAGCGGATTGTTGAAATTTTTCTTTTTCTCTATCATTCATTGTTATTTCGATGATGTCTTCAACCCCTTCAGAGGAAACAAGAGATGGTAGAGAGATAGCAACATCTTTCAGGCCAAAAGCCTCATCCTGAACGGTTGAAACCGTTACGATTCTGCGCTCATTTCTCAAAATCCATTTAAGTAAGGTGGCCGTTACCAGACCGATAGCATGGTTAGTTGCCCCTTTTCTCTTGATGATTTCGTATGCAGCTTTACGGACTTTTTCGGCTATTTCGTTCTCAAATTCTGACTCCCAATTCGGCCAGTCGCGAATCGGTTTTCCTCCAATATCAGCTCCTGACCATAGTACTACCTCGCTGTCTCCGTGTTCCCCCACAACATATGCATGAATACTTTTTGGATCTATATTCATCCGTGCTGCAACCATATCACGTAGTCGGGAGGTATCTAGGAAAGTGCCCGTGCCAATCACCTTTTCCTTTGGAAGACCCGTAAACTTCTGGTAATAATAAGTAAGTACATCCACAGGGTTTGACACAATTACTAAAATTCCTTTGAACCCTTCTAACTTTTCCGAGATGTCTTTAGCGATTCGGACATTGTCCTTTAGCAGATCAAGCCGGGATTCATTCTCACCTCCCCCTCTTCCTGCTGTCACAACAATGGCGTCACAATCAACCATCTCTTCAATCGAGGCCGGTTTTACTTTTGCACTAGGATAAAAAGATGAACCATGATTAAGGTCCATAGCTTCTCCCTCGGCAATATCCATATTCAAGTCGTTAACCAGCAAATTTTTACAGATTCCCCGATTCAAAATACTAATTGCTACGCTGGCTCCAACCCAGCCCATTCCAATGATACCAATAGAGTTTTTCATAATTAATTAACGATACTTAAGTCTTGTTAAATTAGATTCTAAATATTTGAATGAGATCCTTTTTCCTTCACTTTAAATGTAAATGTTAAGCTGAAGCCACTTTCTGTTTCCAATTTGTGATCAGCTCCGAGTTGGTCGAGTAATGTTTTAATGAGGGTCACACCCATTGTAGTTGAGCTTTCAAAGATGTCATCACTAAATCCTTTTCCATCATCTTTATAGATCACCTTTATTTCCCCTTTATCCTCCCGAAGGCTTATGCTGATGGTTCCCTCACCTTTATCAAATGCGTGTTTAAAAGAGTTTGTAATAAGTTCATTCAATAATAACCCAAGTGGAATCGCCTGATTAATATTTAGGTTTGTAGAATTGAATTCGTGTTTGAAAGAAATATGCTTTCCTCTGCTTTCAAACATTCCTCGGATACGATCAATCAGTTTTATAGCGTACTCTTCAAACGAAATCTCAGTAAAACTATCGGTATTGTAAAGCAGCTCGTGCACCCCGGATATAGAGAAGATCCGGTTTTGGGTTTGATTGAGAATTATTTTCAAATCTTCATCACTAAGCCCTTCTTTCTGTAGTTCGATCAACCCAACGATAATTGCCAGATTATTTTTTACCCGATGATGAACTTCTGAAAGCAGCACCTCTTTTTCATGTACTGAATTCTCTAGCTGCTCCTTGTACTCCTTCTCTTTAGTTACATCCTCAACGATAGCTAACATTTGCTTATTTTCTGAACTGTCGCCAATAATCTGACTTACGTTTAAGCGCAGATAAATAGGGCTGCCATCTTTTTTGAAACGAACAATATCTTTGTTCTTAATCTTCCCCTCATCCATGCCTATTTTCATAAGCTCTTCAAAGTGTTCTTTTTGATTATCAGGGACATGTGGCAAAAACTTCCCTAATGCCTCTTCCTGAGTCCACCCAAGCATCTCTTCGGCTGCTTTATTCCAAAAATCACTTACAATACCGTATTTATCAAGGGTATAAATAGCCATTGGGGATGATTCAATAAGTGCACGAATCCTTTGGTTAGCCCGATATGCAGATTTTTGAGCTACAAAAGCAGTTTGCATGAAATACAGCAAGATGGATATTATCAAACACATTAATAACCCTATTGTCAGGTTAAAAATGGAATTCAAGAATGAGTTTTCCTCCTCAAAAATGTAGTTTGGATACACGGTAACAGTCCAAGGATTCGAATTGGTGCCTGGAAGTTCTAAACTGTTTGATATGGCAAAATTTTTTGGGCTTGTATAATTGTTTGCTTCGTCGTAGCGATAAAAAAGTGTCCCCTGACCATCAACAATCTCGATGTGATACTGGTTTAAGCTTTTCATCACACTATTAAAGTCTGAAGTGAAATTCATACCCGCTGTGATCGTACCTTGTAAGTTGCCGTCATAATAAACGGGGGCATCCACCAAAAAAGCATTAGGCCCTTGGACAAGAGTCAACCAGTTAGTGAAATTGATCACAGAATCCCGGGTTGCCTGTATCCAGGTTGTATTTCTATAATCCAGTTTTGAAATATCCAACCCAATAGCTTCTTTGTTACTCTCAAAGGGTTCAACCTTTCGAATTACCATAGTGCTGTCAATCCATTCAACAAACCTAATAGATGAGTCTTGGCTGATGATGTTACTTGCATCATATTCCCAATAGTCGAAATAAGCTCCCTCGGTCACTTCCAATCTTTTTTTCAGATTCAACAAGCTGTTTATGTTTTCTTGAACCTTTCTTTCGAACTGAAGAGTTATGAGCTGGGCGGTTTCTTCTATTTTGTTAAGTTTTGTTTCCTGAATATTACGGTGATTACCCAGCCAGAGAAGTAGTACCAATACGCTAAGTACAACGCCGACAACGATGGAAACAAGTCCCCTATATTTTTCGATAAATTTGCCCAACGTTCTCGAATGAATAAATGTGATCTCTAAAATTATTCTCTACAGATAACCAAAATCTAAGAGAAAAACACTCTGTTTTGTTGTGGTAAAGACCTTTTCAACAAGATAAAAAAGCACAGTACTACATACTCTTTGTTTATTAATTCCATATAAATATATTTCCGCTGCTTTAAAATTTGGGGTAATTACTTTATGGGGATTTATAACAAAGGCTTTCTATTCTTTCTGTTTTTATTTTTTCTGTCCGGCACGGGTTTGACCTTCGGTCAAGATTCAGATAGTACAGCAGAAGTTACTATTGATTCTGCACGTGCTCTTACTTTTCAGTACATCACGAGTAAACCTGAGGAAGCTTTCACCTTTTTATATGAAGCCCAGCTTTTGGCTGAATCAGAAGATGAGAAGGAAGCAGTAGCTGAGATTCTGGCAAACATGTCGATCGCCAAAAGCTACTTGGGAGACTGGGACGAAAGCATTGAATATCGAATAAGATCCATCAGCTTATATGAAGAACTTGATATGCTTTTGGAAGCCGGAGATGGATTTGCTGAACTTGGCTGGGGCGTTAGGAGAAGAGATATGGACCGAGCTGAGTATTTTATGCAGCGTGGTATTCAGTTATTGAGAGCATTTCCACAATCTCGTGAGCTTTCAGATGCTTATAACAATTATGGCATTGTTAAGCTCAATCAGTCTCAAGTAGATAGCGCCATTTATTTTGTGAACCAATCACTCGATATAAAAGTCCAAAATAAAGACACCCTGGGGATTGCTTATTCATATGGATATTTAGGCAATGCCTACCAAGAATTAGAAGACTACGAACAGGCTATCGGCTATCTTCAGGAATCGTTTCGTTTAAAAGGTCAAATGAAAGATTCTTCCGGCATGGCCATTGATCTTACAAACATTGCTTCTCTATACCAGGAACAAGGCGATGTAGAATCTTCTTTTGACAATTTCCGGTCCTCGCTACAAATGGCATTAAACATCGACTACCATCATTTGGCAGAACATAATTTTAACCAGCTAGCCGGACTTTTTGAATCAAAGGCGATGTATGACTCAGCTCTGCATTATCAAAAATTGTTTAATTCTTTTCGGGAAGAAAGAGTAAACGAAAGTACCGATGCTCGGCTAGCTGAACTTGAAGTTCAATTCGAAACAGAACAGAAGGAAAAGGAATTAGCAATCAAGCAGGCAGAATTAAGCTCTGAGCAATTGAAAGTAAGGCAACAGAACTGGATTCTTAGCGCACTGGCAAGTGCTTTATTTGTAGGGTTTTTTATATCCGGCATGATTCTGCGCCAACAGAAAATTAAAAGGAAAAATGTTGAGCGGGAGAATGAACTCCAGATTCAGTTAGCAAAAGCAGAAATGGAGAATAAGATCCACAAAGAGCGGGAACGGATTTCCAGAGATCTGCACGATAACGTAGGGTCTCAAATTTCAAACCTGATAACCGGAATCGAAATTGGGAATTTGCATATTCAGAAAGACCAGCAAGATGAAGCGGTAAAAATCCTATCGGCTCTAGATACGGATGCCCGAAGTGCTATGGCCGATTTACGAGAAACTATCTGGCTTATGGATAAAGACAAAATTGACTTCTCCCAGTTTCTCGATCACATCAAGGAATACGTTGGCAAACAGCAGCGATATCTTGGAGACATGAAGGGAGAGGTCGTGTCTAACGTAGAAAAATCAATCAGTCTGAATCCAACCCTTTCTTTAAACCTCATGCGGATTATTCAGGAAGCACTGAATAATGCAAAAAAATACTCCAACGCGGATTGCCTTCAGATTCTTTTCGAGCAAAATGACAGTGGCTTAAATGTTATCATCAAGGATAATGGCTCCGGTTTTGACGTTGAGAAGTCGAAAAACAACGGCTACGGACTCATCAATATGCAAAAAAGGGCTGATAGTATGAGGGCTGATTTACAGGTTGAAAGTAGTCCTGGACAGGAAACCCAGATCACTCTTTCCATCCCTGATATACCCTGATTAAGGTATTTACCTTAGCCTATTAAATACGTTCTTTTGTGCAATGGATATACGAATAGGAATAGTTGAAGATCAGTTAAAAGTAGCCGAGCGGTTAAAAACCCGCTTATCTTTTTATGATCACCTGCAAATTGTGATGCATGCCACCAATGCCCGGGAAAGCATGGACATGCTCAACAGGTTACCCGACAGCATGCGGCCTCAGATCATTTTGATGGACATTGAAATGCCCGGTAAATCTGGCATCGAAGCAACTCGTGAAATCAAAGCTGCTTATCCGGAGATCGATATACTTATTCAAACGGTTTTTGAGGAAGAGGACAAGATATTTCAATCTATCCATGCAGGTGCTTCCGGATATCTACTCAAAGACGATCCGATCCAAAAGTATGTTGATGCCATGGAAGAGCTTATGGACGGCGGAGCAGCTCTATCTCCAAAAATTGCTTCCAAGCTGATGATGTACGTACAGAATGTTCAAGAGAGTAAATCAAAGAAAAAAGAAGAAGTACAAGCAGAGTTCTCCCTCACCGATCGGGAAATGGATATCCTGGAAGGTATTGTAGATGACCTAACTGCCGAACTTCTGGCTGATCGACTTTTTATAAGTCCACACACCGTTAGGGTGCATATAAAGAGTATCTACAAAAAGCTTCATGTTCACTCCCGGGCATCCGCAGTTCGCTTTGCTATTACCAAAGGCTTATTCTCATAAAAGCCATGTAATCTTAGTTTTCGAATCTCTGATATCGAACATAATTTTCAGTTCATTATTGGTGTTTAGTTCGTTATATTTTGCGCCCAATGGAATTTTTCCGCACACATATCGCCCGAACGGTTAATGTATGCCTGTTGCTTGCAGGAATGGTGCTTTATTTTATGAAGCCTGTTAGTGAGCAAGCTGACCATGATGCATTTACCAGCTGGCTTCAATCTAATTTGAAGACGGGCAATAATGCTTCTGTTTATGACCAGATAAAGGATCTACAGAGCAGCAATGATGAGTTAGAGTCCATTATTCGTAAGGCTTCTGCACTCGTAAAAGCACATTCGGATGATTTCGAACTTCCGGTCGACGCTCAGTCCAAAGACGAAAATGAGGTCTTCCAGTTACTTCTTAAAGAATGGAATGCTTATCAGTCCTCTTCAGGAATGGGTAAAGCCGTTATCGTTAAGCAGGCCAAACCACACTCTATACTTCCTATTGATGGATTAGCTTTTGCTGGACACGACCTTCAAAAACAAAAGACTTTTAACACCCTGGTTTTATCAGGTTCAGTAGCAACTCCTGCTTCTGAAGCATTGAATTTCAATATTTCTCCCCTTTCAGGCGGCACGGCTATCGGTGCGCCATAGGCTATCCCCTCTTACTTTTTTTTATTTGTGAGCTCTGAGTGAAATAACCTCCCGGCTTACAATTCCCTTTTATTCAAACTTTTATCTAACCAACTACAAATACACAAAATTATGCAAGGAAACGGATTTAAAATCGGTTGTATAGTGGCGTTTTTAGCCCTAACACTGTTCTACCTGTACCCAACGATCTTATGGTCTTTAGAGCAAAATTATATGGAAGAACTTAGTCCTTCCGAAGAAGCTCAGTACAAGGAAGACAACCAGCAAAAGCTGGAAGAACTTCGCTCAAACATTCTATCTCTTGGTCTTGACCTTCAGGGTGGTATGCACGTAACGCTTGAAGTTGGCGTACCTCAGCTCATTCGCGAATTAGCGGGTGAAGATGCCGACGAGTTAATTAATGACGTCATTGACGTAGCAGCAGAACGATCACTAGAAAACGATTCAGATTTCATTGATGAGATGGTTGCTGAATTTGAATCACGAGATCCTGATGCCAGACTTAGCCGTTATTACAGAAATGACGCGATGGATATCACTCGCCGTTCTTCAAATGAAGAAATTGCGACTTTCCTCAAAGCACAGCGCACATCTGCACTTGATCGTGCTATAGAAATTATCCGTACCCGTGTTGACCGCTACGGTGTAACTGAGCCTTCTATTGTAAAGCAAGGCAACAACCGAATCGTGGTTGAGCTTCCTGGTGTGGAAGACAAAGAACGTGTACGTAGTCTCCTAAAAGGAACAGCACGTCTTGAATTCCGCCTGGCTGCTGATGCTCAGGAATTTCGTTCTTTTGTAAATTCAGTTTACGAGTATTACGACAATTTCCAATCAGATTCTGACACAGCTGACACGGCCGCAACCAATCAATTCAATCCTTTAGAAGAAGTGTTGGTGCCGGCTCAAAGCCCTTATTTAGTTGGATACGCTACAGCTGACGATACTTCACGCGTGATGGACCTGCTGACTGCTGATGCTGTAAGCCGCTTCATGCCGAGAAGTACAACTATGATGTGGAGCGCAAGCCCACTTCCCGGGCAAGGCGGAGAAGATCTTTACCAGCTTATTGGTGTAAGAACTCAAATCGAGCTAACCGGTGATGTTATTGAAGCAGCCACCGTGCAATTCGATCCTGCCACTAACGTGCCTGAAGTATCAATGAGCATGAATAGTGAAGGTGCCCGAAAATGGGGCAGAATTACAGGTGCTAACATTGGTAAGCCGGTAGCTATTGTATTGGATGGATACGTATTCTCATATCCTAACGTACAAACCAAAATCTCAAACGGTCGTTCTTCCATTACTGGATTAGACGGTGTTGATGAAGCTGAGGATTTGGTTAACATCCTGCTTTCAGGTGCGCTTCCTGCCCCACTCGAAATTCTTGAAGAACGTACGGTAGGTGCAACTTTAGGAGCTGAATCTATCCAGGCCGGTTTAAACTCTATCCTATTTGGATTAGGTGTTGTTGCCATATTCATGATTATCTATTACCGAACCGGTGGTGGAATTGCTGATATCGCACTCCTGCTTAATATCGTTTTCATTCTTGGAATTTTAGCTGCCTTCAAAGCCACGCTAACCCTTCCTGGTATAGCTGGTATTGTATTAACCATTGGTATGGCGGTAGATGCCAACGTGCTAATCTTTGACCGAATTCGTGAAGAACAGCGCACCGGTAAAACGCTTAAGGCCTCAATTGAAGCAGGTTATGCCAATGCTATGAGTGCTATTGTTGATGCCAACGTAACCACCTTCTTTGTGGGTATCATCCTATTCAGTTTTGGAGTAGGTCCTATCAAAGGTTTTGCGGTTACACTGATGGCCGGTATTGTAGCCTCCTTATTTAGCGCTATTGTAATCACACGTGTTGTTGTTGATTACCTAACTCAAGCCAAGCAAAGCGCAGTAAGCTTCGGTTAATACAAAAGAAATTTAAACGACTAAAGGAATAAATATTATGAGATGGTTTGAAACCCCTAATTTTGACTTTAACGGAGCAAGAAAGATTGCCTATATCGTTTCAGCAGTCCTGTTCTTAGCTTCTGTTGGTGCTATTTTAACCAAAGGACTACAGTACGGCATCGACTTCAAAGGCGGAAAAGAATTCGTTCTTGATTTCGAAAACCCCGTAAGTGTTGTTGACATGAGATCGAATCTCTCCGAGCCACTTGGAGCTACTCCAGAACTTAAACTGTTCGGTTCTGAAAGTGAGATCCTCATCCGTACCGACAATGAACAACCTATTAATGAAGTACAGCAAATAATTACCTCAACAGTAAGCGAGTTGTACCCGGATAACCCCTTCCTTGTTATTAAAACTGATGTGGTAGGGCCCCGATTTGCGGAAGATCTCAAGTCCGGTGCTCTCCAGGCTGTTATCTACGCCATGGTGATTATCTTCCTCTACATCCTGATTCGATTCCGTAACTGGACCTTTTCAGCAGGTGCTGTTGCAGCCCTTATCCATGATGTTGTAATTGTACTTGGTATATTTACCATTTTGGGAGATTTGGTTCCATTCAGCCTTCAGGTAGATCAGGCTATTATTGCCGCCTTCCTGACTATTGTGGGTTACTCATTGAACGATACGGTAGTAGTATTTGACCGTATTCGTGAGAACTCCAATGTGCACAAAGGAATGGATTTTATGCCCATGGTAAACAAAAGTCTTAACGACACGCTTAGCCGTACAGTCATAACTTCTATAACTACCTTGTTTGTGGTAACTGTGCTGTTTATTTTCGGCGGTGAAGTGTTGAAAGGCTTTTCTTTTGCACTCTTAATCGGTATTGTACTTGGTACTTACAGTTCGCTATTTGTAGCCAGCTCGTTGGTTGTTGAACTTGAAGCACGTACACAAAAATCTTAAAACTAAAACAACAGGAAATCTATGAGCTTTAATACATCAGAACGCTACAGCAGTGTAGTTATCGAATTCAAGGGAAACGTAATGGGTGGCCCTGATGCCGTTAGCTTGAACGAGAAACTTCACGAACTAATCGACAGCGATAAAACCAATATTGTTGTGGATCTTGGTAA
Proteins encoded in this region:
- a CDS encoding excinuclease ABC subunit A, translated to MQHNIVVRGAREHNLKNIDIDIPRNQLVVITGLSGSGKSSLAFDTIYAEGQRRFLESLSAYARQFLGMMERPAVDFIDGLSPVISIDQKTTNRNPRSTVGTVTEIYDFLRLLYARIGVPYSYKTGNEMKKQSADQVVQAVMDMPEGTKAYCLAPVVRGRKGHYRELFEQTIKQGFVQARIDGEFRDLEDDMKLDRYKTHNIEIVVDRFVISEKSEKRIAESIRLALEMADGNVILAIKGEDETKDRLFSQKLFDPESGLAYEDPAPNLFSFNSPYGNCKKCEGLGYTYDVSWDLLVPNKDQSVEDGGIRFLGAPRDIFVFKQLKAIFDTFDADFETPIKDYPQELIDILMNGSGDKKYSVSYDFKDNSVNYKHKFEGLRNTIKDQYQNSKSNKQRDKAKAFMDKITCPKCEGGRLNKEALSYRIDGHNIHDLVQKDIQELRDTLYGINLNERQQIIGNQVLKEIRDRLDFLLNVGLTYLSLDREAQTLSGGEAQRIRLATQIGTQLVGVLYILDEPSIGLHQRDNIKLIKSLETLRDLGNSVIVVEHDRETIEHADFVADMGPGAGVNGGYIVTAGKPDELDPESSTARFLRDEEVIEVPEERRKGNDKSVKVTNARGHNLQHQDLEVPLGKFICVTGVSGSGKSSLINQTLVPILSNYFYKSKTVPLPYDGIEGIDNVDKIISIDQSPIGRTPRSNPGTYTKVFDHIRRLFAELPESKIRGYDQGRFSFNVKGGRCEECNGDGVRKIEMNFLPDVYVTCETCNGKRYNRETLEIYYKGKNISDVLKMPISESAEFFDAQPAISRILGTLNDVGLGYLTLGQSSTTLSGGEAQRIKLARELSKVGTGDTLYVMDEPTTGLHFQDVRMLVNVIQQLVDKGNTVMVIEHNLDLIKAADWVIDMGPEGGRGGGEIIATGTPEEVAEVQKSETGKFLKQEFDRLEKQLA
- a CDS encoding L-lactate dehydrogenase, translated to MMKNSIGIIGMGWVGASVAISILNRGICKNLLVNDLNMDIAEGEAMDLNHGSSFYPSAKVKPASIEEMVDCDAIVVTAGRGGGENESRLDLLKDNVRIAKDISEKLEGFKGILVIVSNPVDVLTYYYQKFTGLPKEKVIGTGTFLDTSRLRDMVAARMNIDPKSIHAYVVGEHGDSEVVLWSGADIGGKPIRDWPNWESEFENEIAEKVRKAAYEIIKRKGATNHAIGLVTATLLKWILRNERRIVTVSTVQDEAFGLKDVAISLPSLVSSEGVEDIIEITMNDREKEKFQQSAEVLKKAINEVKDS
- a CDS encoding DNA-binding response regulator; this translates as MDIRIGIVEDQLKVAERLKTRLSFYDHLQIVMHATNARESMDMLNRLPDSMRPQIILMDIEMPGKSGIEATREIKAAYPEIDILIQTVFEEEDKIFQSIHAGASGYLLKDDPIQKYVDAMEELMDGGAALSPKIASKLMMYVQNVQESKSKKKEEVQAEFSLTDREMDILEGIVDDLTAELLADRLFISPHTVRVHIKSIYKKLHVHSRASAVRFAITKGLFS
- the secD gene encoding protein translocase subunit SecD; protein product: MQGNGFKIGCIVAFLALTLFYLYPTILWSLEQNYMEELSPSEEAQYKEDNQQKLEELRSNILSLGLDLQGGMHVTLEVGVPQLIRELAGEDADELINDVIDVAAERSLENDSDFIDEMVAEFESRDPDARLSRYYRNDAMDITRRSSNEEIATFLKAQRTSALDRAIEIIRTRVDRYGVTEPSIVKQGNNRIVVELPGVEDKERVRSLLKGTARLEFRLAADAQEFRSFVNSVYEYYDNFQSDSDTADTAATNQFNPLEEVLVPAQSPYLVGYATADDTSRVMDLLTADAVSRFMPRSTTMMWSASPLPGQGGEDLYQLIGVRTQIELTGDVIEAATVQFDPATNVPEVSMSMNSEGARKWGRITGANIGKPVAIVLDGYVFSYPNVQTKISNGRSSITGLDGVDEAEDLVNILLSGALPAPLEILEERTVGATLGAESIQAGLNSILFGLGVVAIFMIIYYRTGGGIADIALLLNIVFILGILAAFKATLTLPGIAGIVLTIGMAVDANVLIFDRIREEQRTGKTLKASIEAGYANAMSAIVDANVTTFFVGIILFSFGVGPIKGFAVTLMAGIVASLFSAIVITRVVVDYLTQAKQSAVSFG
- the secF gene encoding protein translocase subunit SecF; the encoded protein is MRWFETPNFDFNGARKIAYIVSAVLFLASVGAILTKGLQYGIDFKGGKEFVLDFENPVSVVDMRSNLSEPLGATPELKLFGSESEILIRTDNEQPINEVQQIITSTVSELYPDNPFLVIKTDVVGPRFAEDLKSGALQAVIYAMVIIFLYILIRFRNWTFSAGAVAALIHDVVIVLGIFTILGDLVPFSLQVDQAIIAAFLTIVGYSLNDTVVVFDRIRENSNVHKGMDFMPMVNKSLNDTLSRTVITSITTLFVVTVLFIFGGEVLKGFSFALLIGIVLGTYSSLFVASSLVVELEARTQKS